The following proteins come from a genomic window of Microbacterium lemovicicum:
- a CDS encoding sensor histidine kinase — protein MLIAVGLLGAFAAQWLAEREAVNDAATIADVLAEAVVQPAVTDALADGDPAAAGVMDALVRTRVLGDEVTRVKIWSPDGEVLYADEPQLIGRTFPLDEAQREALSDPQTRADVSDLDEAENEFETGGRLLEVYRPVWAPDGRQLLFEVYFPYEPVAARAEGLWRGFAGVTTSSLLLLVVLTAPIVWRLLRGLRTEERRRTALLEHAVDASDAERRRIAGSLHDGPVQELIATTFAAESAAGEAVRRGDEGAAAQLRGVAASVRGNIRVLRSLLVDIYPAGLAAAGLPQALDDLAATTRTRGVDVRVTIAPDLPPLSAEQERLVHRIAQEALRNVAAHAAPCRARVDLRGAPGGDVLLEVSDDGPGFDLAQVTSRPAEGHLGTRVLVDLATEAGAELSVAAAPGRGAAWRLRIPGGRSQGEGSGA, from the coding sequence GTGCTCATCGCCGTCGGGCTGCTCGGCGCGTTCGCCGCGCAGTGGCTCGCCGAACGCGAGGCCGTCAACGACGCCGCCACCATCGCTGACGTGCTCGCCGAAGCGGTCGTGCAGCCCGCCGTGACCGACGCCCTCGCCGACGGGGATCCGGCGGCCGCGGGGGTCATGGACGCGCTCGTGCGCACCAGGGTCCTCGGCGACGAGGTCACGCGGGTGAAGATCTGGAGCCCCGACGGCGAGGTGCTCTACGCCGACGAGCCGCAGCTGATCGGTCGCACGTTCCCGCTCGACGAGGCGCAGCGCGAGGCGCTGTCCGATCCGCAGACCCGCGCCGACGTCAGCGACCTGGATGAGGCCGAGAACGAGTTCGAGACCGGCGGCCGGCTTCTCGAGGTCTACCGGCCGGTGTGGGCGCCCGACGGCCGTCAGCTCTTGTTCGAGGTCTACTTCCCCTACGAGCCGGTCGCCGCCCGCGCCGAGGGACTCTGGCGCGGCTTCGCCGGCGTCACCACGAGCAGCCTCCTCCTGCTGGTCGTGCTCACCGCGCCGATCGTCTGGCGTCTCCTGCGCGGGCTGCGCACGGAGGAGAGGCGTCGGACCGCTCTGCTCGAGCACGCCGTCGACGCCTCGGATGCGGAGCGCCGACGCATCGCCGGGTCCCTCCACGACGGTCCGGTCCAGGAGCTGATCGCCACCACGTTCGCCGCCGAGAGCGCGGCGGGTGAGGCGGTTCGCCGCGGCGACGAGGGCGCCGCTGCGCAGCTGCGCGGGGTCGCAGCATCCGTCCGAGGGAACATCCGCGTGCTGCGCTCGCTTCTCGTCGACATCTACCCGGCCGGACTCGCGGCGGCCGGCCTCCCGCAGGCGCTCGACGACCTCGCCGCCACCACGCGGACGCGCGGCGTGGACGTGCGGGTCACGATCGCGCCCGACCTGCCGCCGCTGTCCGCCGAGCAGGAGCGCCTCGTGCACCGCATCGCCCAGGAGGCGCTGCGCAATGTCGCCGCGCATGCCGCGCCCTGTCGCGCGCGCGTCGATCTGCGCGGCGCGCCCGGCGGCGATGTACTGCTGGAGGTCTCCGACGACGGACCGGGCTTCGACCTCGCCCAGGTCACGTCGCGGCCGGCGGAGGGACACCTCGGCACCCGGGTGCTCGTCGATCTGGCGACCGAGGCGGGCGCGGAGCTGTCTGTGGCCGCCGCCCCCGGTCGCGGCGCCGCCTGGCGCCTGCGCATCCCGGGCGGGCGGTCTCAGGGCGAGGGGAGCGGGGCATGA
- a CDS encoding 2-hydroxyacyl-CoA dehydratase family protein has protein sequence MSGEAVIGVVGRDVPIEVFDAVGARVRRLDALPRGAAGPAFADAFAEAGEILGTGIDPDATATLAHVLADPSGLDAIVLCSDADATQRLYYALRELARREHDRGLPPVHLADVLHLPRASSLAYTAAEVARLQDALGDWTGRRPSAGDVADAARARGQVRRALWLLADLRPAISGADFALLRARADELAPEAALVALREAVASARRSSPADLPRIALTGSSQWGPAVVERIEQCGVRVVADDCAGGALGLELDVREPSVDGIAERAWRDGQSAHRGSALERAASLAVRAERAGAAAIVSYARRRDDAAMWEVGTLRAATALPVVVVHEQAAGDIDLSVLRGGLEQIGMLR, from the coding sequence ATGAGCGGCGAGGCCGTGATCGGCGTCGTCGGACGGGACGTGCCGATCGAGGTGTTCGACGCGGTCGGCGCCCGGGTGCGGCGGCTCGACGCGCTGCCGCGGGGCGCCGCCGGGCCGGCCTTCGCCGACGCGTTCGCCGAGGCGGGGGAGATCCTCGGCACGGGGATCGACCCGGATGCCACGGCGACCCTCGCGCACGTGCTCGCCGACCCGTCGGGTCTCGACGCGATCGTGCTGTGCAGTGATGCGGATGCCACGCAGCGCCTCTACTACGCCCTCCGCGAGCTCGCGCGGCGCGAGCACGACCGCGGGCTCCCGCCGGTCCACCTCGCCGACGTGCTGCATCTGCCGCGGGCGTCGTCGCTCGCCTACACGGCGGCCGAGGTCGCACGGCTGCAGGACGCGCTCGGCGACTGGACCGGCCGGCGTCCGTCGGCGGGCGACGTCGCCGACGCCGCCCGCGCGCGCGGACAGGTGCGCCGGGCGCTGTGGCTCCTGGCCGACCTGCGTCCGGCGATCAGCGGCGCGGACTTCGCGTTGCTGCGCGCGCGGGCCGACGAGCTGGCCCCCGAGGCGGCGCTCGTCGCGCTGCGCGAGGCCGTGGCATCCGCCCGCCGTTCATCTCCGGCCGACCTGCCGCGCATCGCCCTGACGGGGAGCTCGCAGTGGGGGCCGGCGGTCGTCGAGCGCATCGAGCAGTGCGGCGTGCGGGTCGTCGCCGACGACTGCGCGGGCGGGGCGCTCGGGCTCGAGCTCGACGTGCGCGAGCCGTCCGTCGACGGCATCGCCGAGCGCGCCTGGCGCGACGGGCAGAGCGCGCACCGCGGCTCCGCGCTGGAGCGGGCAGCCTCCCTGGCCGTCCGCGCCGAGCGCGCCGGCGCGGCCGCGATCGTCTCGTACGCGCGGCGCCGCGACGACGCCGCCATGTGGGAGGTCGGCACCCTGCGCGCGGCGACCGCGCTGCCCGTGGTGGTCGTGCACGAGCAGGCCGCCGGCGACATCGACCTCTCCGTCCTCCGCGGCGGACTCGAGCAGATCGGGATGCTGCGATGA
- a CDS encoding organic hydroperoxide resistance protein has product MDAIYTAEALATGGGRNGHVATKDGIINTDVRVPSEMGGPGGAPNPEAFFAAGYAACFHGALQAVARAQKVKIEDTSVGSRVHIGDNGEGGFKLAVELEVVIPGLAHDEAQALADAAHQVCPYSNATRGNIDVTVTVSDD; this is encoded by the coding sequence ATGGACGCCATCTACACCGCAGAAGCACTCGCCACCGGCGGAGGCCGCAACGGCCACGTCGCCACCAAGGACGGCATCATCAACACGGACGTCCGCGTCCCCAGCGAGATGGGCGGCCCCGGCGGCGCCCCGAACCCCGAGGCCTTCTTCGCCGCCGGCTACGCGGCCTGCTTCCACGGTGCGCTGCAGGCCGTCGCCCGCGCGCAGAAGGTGAAGATCGAGGACACGAGCGTCGGCTCGCGCGTGCACATCGGCGACAACGGCGAGGGCGGCTTCAAGCTGGCCGTCGAGCTCGAGGTCGTCATCCCCGGACTCGCCCACGACGAGGCCCAGGCCCTCGCGGACGCCGCGCACCAGGTGTGCCCGTACTCCAACGCCACCCGCGGCAACATCGACGTGACGGTCACCGTCTCCGACGACTGA
- a CDS encoding serine hydrolase domain-containing protein, with protein sequence MRNRRATVVALMIGSLLLAGCAAGGGSPSPTGSATPTGSGTPAAASACVSDPDAVIARTANLPSTPMPEAAASAIDAAAQQGLKDAAAPGVIVGVQSPDGLFLRAYGVADPATGEAMTTDMHHRVGSISKTFTGTLLLQLIDEGEAGLDDPVSDYLDGVPNGDQVTLRMLLNMTSGLSSYTKDEAWQKSLFDDPLRVWSPDELEAIGLALPPAFAPGTDFDYSNTNTVLIGKVIEKVTGESYDDVIRERIIEPLGLSNTVWPGTTADFPLPHAQGFTLQGNDATPDSPTNATEWNPSWGWTAGELISTAGDLLTYARHQATGSGLLSPEVQRERLSGFSDYSGYGLALTCAGGWIGHTGELPGFNTIMFYDTTTDTTLIALTNSDIPSGDCPVGATLTDNPASDQACSSPALRVATAISTALGHTYDRPGAPR encoded by the coding sequence ATGAGGAACAGGCGCGCGACGGTCGTCGCACTGATGATCGGCTCGCTGCTGCTGGCAGGGTGCGCGGCGGGCGGGGGGAGCCCGTCGCCCACCGGCTCGGCGACCCCGACCGGGTCGGGGACGCCGGCCGCGGCATCCGCGTGCGTCAGCGATCCGGACGCCGTGATCGCCCGCACCGCCAATCTGCCGAGCACGCCGATGCCGGAGGCCGCAGCATCCGCCATCGACGCGGCCGCGCAGCAGGGACTGAAGGATGCCGCGGCGCCCGGCGTGATCGTAGGCGTGCAGTCTCCGGACGGGCTGTTCCTCAGGGCGTACGGCGTGGCCGATCCGGCGACCGGTGAGGCCATGACGACCGACATGCACCACCGCGTCGGCTCGATCAGCAAGACCTTCACCGGCACGCTGCTGCTGCAGCTGATCGACGAGGGCGAGGCGGGCCTCGACGACCCCGTGTCGGACTACCTCGACGGGGTGCCGAACGGCGATCAGGTGACGCTGCGGATGCTGCTGAACATGACCAGCGGACTGTCGAGCTACACGAAGGACGAGGCGTGGCAGAAGTCGCTCTTCGACGATCCGCTGCGGGTCTGGTCTCCGGATGAGCTCGAGGCGATCGGCCTCGCGCTGCCGCCGGCGTTCGCTCCCGGCACCGATTTCGACTACTCCAACACCAACACGGTGCTGATCGGGAAGGTCATCGAGAAGGTCACCGGCGAGTCGTACGACGACGTGATCCGGGAGCGGATCATCGAGCCGCTCGGGCTGTCGAACACCGTCTGGCCGGGCACGACCGCCGACTTCCCGCTGCCGCACGCCCAGGGCTTCACCCTGCAGGGCAACGACGCCACCCCCGACTCGCCGACGAACGCGACGGAGTGGAACCCCTCCTGGGGATGGACCGCCGGCGAGCTCATCTCGACCGCGGGCGACCTGCTGACCTACGCCCGGCATCAGGCGACCGGATCGGGACTGCTCTCGCCCGAGGTGCAGCGCGAGCGACTGTCGGGCTTCTCGGACTACTCCGGCTACGGCTTGGCCCTCACCTGCGCGGGTGGATGGATCGGCCACACGGGCGAGCTGCCGGGCTTCAACACGATCATGTTCTACGACACCACGACCGACACGACGCTCATCGCCCTCACGAACAGCGACATCCCGTCGGGCGACTGCCCGGTCGGGGCCACGCTCACCGACAACCCCGCGTCCGACCAGGCGTGCAGCTCCCCCGCACTGCGGGTGGCGACGGCGATCTCGACGGCGCTCGGCCACACCTACGACCGGCCCGGCGCGCCGCGGTAG
- a CDS encoding serine hydrolase domain-containing protein, which produces MHARTPLAGAALLVVGAFLLSGCTAPSPSGPTASPAASTSAPLAVSTCVADPDAAIAAGKTPAPTGELPADLVATLDAAAQQAFDLGASPGAIVGVQTPEGRWTKAYGLADPKAGTAMAVGMHTRIASLTKMFTGTILLQLAQEGKLSLDDTVDQYVSGIPNGDRITLAQLADMTSGVNTYTANEDFITKYFADPSAVYTPDELVAATVEVSPAADPGERFLYSNGSTIILGETIEKVTGRPFADELDERILEPLSLTSTSWPGDSNAIPEPFARGFTLNGDAATPESPTDSTDWNPSWAWTAGEVISTTDDMLTMGRALGTGAGILDDDMQRIRLESFLDPSQSPPAPGAGGYGLAMGCGQGWVGHGGELSGYNSTMFYDTATDTTVVVQANSDIASGGCENSPTLQDDPGDEICEAPAVRIFVALSGLLGQTYAPPPRS; this is translated from the coding sequence ATGCACGCTCGCACGCCGCTCGCCGGTGCCGCCCTCCTCGTGGTCGGCGCGTTCCTCCTGTCGGGATGCACCGCTCCGAGCCCGAGCGGGCCGACGGCCTCACCCGCGGCATCCACGTCCGCTCCGCTCGCCGTCTCGACGTGCGTCGCCGATCCCGACGCCGCCATCGCCGCGGGCAAGACGCCCGCGCCGACGGGCGAGCTGCCGGCCGACCTCGTGGCGACGCTGGACGCCGCGGCCCAGCAGGCCTTCGACCTCGGCGCATCGCCAGGCGCGATCGTCGGGGTCCAGACGCCGGAGGGCCGCTGGACGAAGGCCTACGGACTGGCGGATCCGAAGGCCGGCACCGCGATGGCGGTCGGGATGCACACGCGCATCGCCTCGCTCACCAAGATGTTCACCGGCACGATCCTGCTGCAGCTCGCACAGGAGGGGAAGCTGTCGCTCGACGACACCGTCGACCAGTACGTCAGCGGCATCCCGAACGGCGACAGGATCACCCTGGCGCAGCTCGCCGACATGACGAGCGGCGTCAACACCTACACGGCGAACGAGGACTTCATCACGAAGTACTTCGCCGATCCGTCCGCGGTCTACACGCCGGATGAGCTCGTCGCCGCCACGGTGGAGGTCTCGCCGGCGGCCGATCCGGGCGAGCGGTTCCTGTACTCCAACGGCAGCACGATCATCCTCGGCGAGACGATCGAGAAGGTGACGGGCCGCCCGTTCGCGGATGAGCTGGACGAGCGCATCCTTGAGCCGCTGAGTCTGACCTCGACGTCGTGGCCGGGGGACTCGAACGCGATCCCCGAGCCGTTCGCCCGCGGATTCACCCTGAACGGGGATGCCGCGACCCCCGAGAGCCCGACCGATTCGACCGACTGGAACCCCTCGTGGGCCTGGACCGCGGGCGAGGTCATCTCGACGACCGACGACATGCTGACGATGGGCCGTGCGCTCGGCACCGGCGCCGGCATCCTCGACGACGACATGCAGAGGATCCGCCTCGAGAGCTTCCTCGACCCGTCGCAGAGCCCGCCCGCCCCGGGCGCCGGCGGCTACGGACTCGCGATGGGCTGCGGCCAGGGGTGGGTCGGGCACGGCGGCGAGCTCTCGGGCTACAACTCGACGATGTTCTACGACACCGCGACCGACACCACGGTCGTCGTGCAGGCCAACAGCGACATCGCGTCGGGTGGCTGCGAGAACTCGCCGACGCTCCAGGACGACCCGGGCGACGAGATCTGCGAGGCGCCGGCCGTCCGCATCTTCGTCGCCCTGTCGGGCCTGCTCGGTCAGACCTACGCACCGCCGCCGCGCTCCTGA
- a CDS encoding 2-hydroxyacyl-CoA dehydratase subunit D yields the protein MTDDRLRTAREALRHQREWFAELRAEAEAGRPVALVNADVPHELFRAFDVPYVVNQWWSSVAASRGAAQSGLDAVARAGLPRDSEPYNTIGLGNVLNGDADDVPGWGVLPRPALVATDRTGDVTGKLFEAWRDVVGVELFAFESAVQTAPVEEWWQTVADQWEHVVGSRRIDLMVAELRELIPVLERISGRAYDETALREIMRLGNEQAEWNRRTRDLIAAARPLPVRVTDTIPAVMLPQWHRGTEWGRDAARALHDEIAERVEAGRGVVADERARLMWIGRGLWFDMDFYRHFEEQYGAVFVWSMYLSIAADGYARYGGDPLRALASRFIGFPERLYVAPEATEWYVDQAQQHGVDGVVHLVSDDPRGGWAITRALEEAGIPVFVLRADNADESAYDAASVRAQVADWLESRVEAAPARR from the coding sequence ATGACCGACGACCGACTCCGCACCGCGCGGGAAGCCCTCCGGCATCAGCGCGAGTGGTTCGCCGAGCTGCGCGCCGAGGCGGAGGCCGGGCGCCCCGTCGCACTGGTGAACGCCGACGTTCCGCACGAGCTGTTCCGTGCCTTCGACGTGCCGTACGTCGTGAACCAGTGGTGGTCGTCGGTGGCCGCCTCCCGGGGCGCCGCCCAGTCGGGCCTGGACGCCGTCGCCCGCGCGGGGCTGCCCCGCGACTCCGAGCCGTACAACACGATCGGGCTCGGGAACGTGCTGAACGGCGACGCCGACGACGTTCCCGGGTGGGGCGTGCTGCCGCGGCCCGCGCTGGTCGCGACCGACCGCACTGGGGACGTCACCGGCAAGCTGTTCGAGGCGTGGCGCGACGTCGTGGGGGTCGAGCTCTTCGCCTTCGAGAGCGCCGTGCAGACGGCCCCGGTGGAGGAGTGGTGGCAAACCGTCGCCGACCAGTGGGAGCACGTCGTCGGCAGCCGCCGCATCGACCTCATGGTCGCCGAGCTGCGGGAGCTCATCCCCGTGCTCGAGCGGATCAGCGGCCGGGCCTACGACGAGACGGCGCTGCGCGAGATCATGCGGCTCGGCAACGAGCAGGCCGAGTGGAACCGCCGCACCCGCGACCTCATCGCCGCCGCGCGTCCGCTGCCGGTGCGGGTCACCGACACCATCCCGGCCGTGATGCTGCCGCAGTGGCATCGCGGCACGGAGTGGGGCCGCGACGCCGCCCGGGCGCTGCACGACGAGATCGCCGAGCGGGTCGAGGCGGGCCGGGGCGTCGTGGCCGACGAGCGCGCGCGGCTGATGTGGATCGGACGCGGGCTGTGGTTCGACATGGACTTCTACCGCCACTTCGAGGAGCAGTACGGCGCGGTCTTCGTCTGGTCGATGTACCTGTCGATCGCGGCCGACGGGTACGCGCGCTACGGCGGCGATCCGCTCCGGGCGCTCGCCTCGCGGTTCATCGGCTTCCCCGAGCGGCTCTACGTCGCGCCCGAGGCGACCGAGTGGTACGTCGATCAGGCGCAGCAGCACGGCGTCGACGGTGTCGTGCACCTCGTCTCCGACGACCCCCGCGGCGGGTGGGCGATCACCCGGGCGCTGGAGGAGGCCGGCATCCCGGTGTTCGTGCTGCGCGCCGACAACGCCGACGAGTCGGCCTACGACGCGGCATCCGTCCGCGCGCAGGTCGCGGACTGGCTCGAGTCCCGCGTGGAGGCGGCCCCCGCGCGGCGCTGA
- a CDS encoding MarR family winged helix-turn-helix transcriptional regulator, with the protein MVAVLDDMLCFSLYAASRAMTAAYRPVLEPLGLTYPQYLVLVALWSEGTQTVGDLGDRLALDSGTLSPLLRRLETRGLIERARRAADERVVEVTLTEEGVRMRDEMDDVQPRIFSCTGLDLDSAHNLISALHTLTEGLRTTPEATAS; encoded by the coding sequence ATGGTCGCCGTCCTCGATGACATGCTGTGCTTCTCGCTCTACGCGGCGAGCCGCGCCATGACGGCCGCCTACCGCCCCGTGCTGGAGCCGCTCGGCCTCACCTACCCGCAGTACCTCGTGCTCGTCGCGCTGTGGAGTGAGGGGACGCAGACCGTCGGCGATCTGGGTGACCGGCTCGCGCTCGACTCCGGCACGCTGTCGCCGCTGCTGCGCCGGCTCGAGACGCGGGGACTCATCGAGCGCGCCCGCCGCGCCGCCGACGAGCGGGTGGTCGAGGTCACCCTCACCGAAGAAGGCGTCCGGATGCGCGACGAGATGGACGACGTGCAGCCGCGGATCTTCTCCTGCACCGGACTCGACCTCGACTCCGCCCATAACCTCATCTCCGCCTTGCACACCCTCACCGAGGGCCTGCGCACGACCCCTGAGGCGACCGCCTCCTGA
- a CDS encoding GDSL-type esterase/lipase family protein: MASGFRSVAALVAAAGLVLGGAVTATAADGDAQEVYHVVQMGDSYSAGNGAGDYYGDPAAYRSHRSWANLYADWLSTQPDLPVQYVSYAHSGAETSDILETQLPQVSPDTDLVMFTIGGNDVGFSTIVENCFLVAFRSADGCRSSVDAAQADLSGVVEATRKILDELAAKLQPDAQIVILGYPLLATDTPYILCDYHVICWGDYEYDASAGVRQLGLEANALQDTLVAAYNQQPGVPQAIHVTDIHDLFAGHEPAPGDSNLYRWVDEFFETETQQVPPGFSAETDYRDSADKFTFWHPGITGHAQEAAHLESELGLLPRAKAVQAANAAAPADPAGAAAPTAWLAGPYVRPVGASVVLDARGSAAGGGRIVSYEWDTDGDGAYDQTTAEPTLTVPFPAAADVTASVRVAQTDGQTATASTQVLISVDGDQVPDAADNCPTVENVSQSDLDGDGVGDDCDPTSGYPPLQDAPGFSWQAAAGVEQRVGADPLPLDAVPADSPGRAVTLVGVPAGGVPAGGQLTVSAAGFAPGDPAQVSIDSEAYLLADVEIGTDGTLSVTVTVPEGLSAGAHRIYVTAPATVASAVVTVATAVPGSPGGSGSGSGGSGSGSAGPGGGRGALAASGIDVSAAPIAAGILALGAGLLLALRARRRRA, translated from the coding sequence ATGGCGTCAGGATTCCGCAGCGTCGCTGCACTCGTCGCGGCGGCCGGACTCGTCCTCGGTGGAGCGGTGACGGCGACGGCCGCGGACGGCGACGCCCAGGAGGTCTATCACGTCGTGCAGATGGGCGACTCCTACTCCGCGGGCAACGGCGCCGGCGACTACTACGGCGACCCTGCCGCCTACCGGAGCCACCGCAGCTGGGCGAACCTCTACGCCGACTGGCTCTCCACGCAGCCGGATCTGCCGGTGCAGTACGTCTCCTACGCGCACAGCGGGGCGGAGACCTCAGACATCCTCGAGACCCAGCTGCCGCAGGTCTCGCCCGACACCGACCTCGTGATGTTCACGATCGGCGGCAACGACGTGGGGTTCTCCACGATCGTGGAGAACTGCTTCCTGGTGGCCTTCCGGAGCGCCGACGGATGCCGCAGCTCGGTCGACGCCGCACAAGCCGACCTTTCCGGCGTGGTCGAGGCGACGCGGAAGATCCTCGACGAGCTCGCCGCGAAGCTGCAGCCCGACGCGCAGATCGTCATCCTCGGCTATCCGCTGCTGGCTACGGACACCCCGTACATCCTCTGCGACTACCACGTGATCTGCTGGGGCGACTACGAGTACGACGCATCCGCCGGCGTGCGGCAGCTGGGCCTGGAGGCGAACGCCCTCCAGGACACGCTCGTCGCCGCGTACAACCAGCAGCCCGGCGTGCCCCAGGCGATCCACGTCACCGACATCCACGACCTCTTCGCCGGACACGAGCCGGCGCCCGGCGACTCGAACCTCTACCGCTGGGTGGACGAGTTCTTCGAGACCGAGACCCAGCAGGTGCCGCCGGGCTTCTCGGCCGAGACCGACTACCGCGACAGCGCCGACAAGTTCACGTTCTGGCATCCCGGGATCACCGGGCACGCGCAGGAGGCCGCGCACCTCGAGTCGGAGCTGGGGCTGCTGCCGCGGGCGAAGGCCGTGCAGGCGGCGAACGCGGCCGCACCCGCCGACCCGGCCGGTGCGGCGGCTCCCACCGCGTGGCTGGCCGGTCCGTACGTGCGCCCGGTCGGGGCATCCGTCGTCCTCGACGCGCGCGGCTCCGCGGCCGGCGGGGGCCGCATCGTGTCGTACGAGTGGGACACCGACGGCGACGGCGCGTACGACCAGACCACCGCGGAGCCGACGCTCACCGTGCCGTTCCCGGCCGCGGCCGACGTCACCGCGTCGGTGCGGGTCGCCCAGACCGACGGCCAGACGGCGACGGCGAGCACGCAGGTGCTCATCTCGGTGGACGGCGATCAGGTTCCGGATGCCGCGGACAACTGCCCCACGGTGGAGAACGTCAGCCAGAGCGACCTGGACGGCGACGGCGTCGGCGACGACTGCGACCCGACCTCGGGATACCCGCCGCTGCAGGACGCACCCGGGTTCTCCTGGCAGGCCGCCGCCGGAGTGGAGCAGCGCGTCGGGGCCGACCCGCTGCCGCTCGACGCGGTGCCCGCGGACTCGCCCGGGCGGGCGGTGACCCTCGTCGGGGTTCCCGCCGGGGGTGTCCCGGCCGGTGGTCAGTTGACGGTGTCGGCGGCCGGCTTCGCGCCGGGCGATCCGGCCCAGGTGTCGATCGACTCCGAGGCGTACCTGCTCGCCGACGTCGAGATCGGCACGGACGGCACGCTCTCGGTCACGGTCACCGTGCCCGAGGGTCTGAGCGCCGGCGCGCACCGCATCTACGTCACGGCGCCCGCGACGGTGGCGTCCGCGGTGGTGACGGTGGCGACCGCCGTCCCGGGTTCTCCGGGCGGGTCGGGCTCGGGCTCGGGCGGGTCGGGATCGGGGTCCGCAGGCCCCGGCGGAGGACGCGGTGCGCTCGCCGCGTCCGGCATCGACGTGTCGGCCGCGCCGATCGCCGCCGGCATCCTGGCGCTCGGTGCGGGCCTCCTCCTGGCGCTGCGCGCCCGCCGTCGCCGCGCCTGA
- a CDS encoding response regulator, whose product MIRVLVADDHAMVREGLSAVLAGDGDIEVIGSAAHGAEAIALAVELEPDVVVMDLSMPVMDGVQATRGVRGRVPSTRVLVLTSFSDRARVRQAIEAGATGYQLKDAEPSELRAAVRAVAAGNAPFDPRVAGALLPTSPAEDGLSPREREVLRLVAQGYANKQIATELGIAERTVKAHLGSVFRQIDVVDRTSAAIWARDHLPAAD is encoded by the coding sequence ATGATCCGGGTGCTCGTGGCCGACGACCACGCCATGGTGCGCGAGGGCCTGTCGGCGGTGCTCGCCGGCGACGGGGACATCGAGGTGATCGGATCGGCCGCCCATGGCGCGGAGGCGATTGCCCTCGCCGTCGAGCTCGAGCCCGACGTCGTCGTGATGGACCTCTCGATGCCCGTCATGGACGGTGTCCAGGCGACACGGGGCGTCCGCGGGCGGGTGCCGTCGACGCGCGTGCTGGTGCTCACGTCGTTCTCCGACCGGGCGCGCGTGCGCCAGGCCATAGAGGCGGGCGCGACTGGCTACCAGCTCAAGGACGCCGAGCCGTCCGAGCTGCGCGCCGCGGTGCGCGCCGTCGCCGCCGGCAACGCCCCCTTCGACCCGCGCGTGGCCGGCGCCCTCCTGCCGACGTCCCCCGCGGAGGACGGCCTCAGCCCGCGCGAACGCGAGGTGCTGCGTCTGGTGGCCCAGGGCTACGCGAATAAGCAGATCGCCACCGAGCTCGGCATCGCCGAGCGCACGGTCAAGGCCCACCTCGGCAGCGTCTTCCGGCAGATCGACGTCGTCGACCGCACGAGCGCCGCCATCTGGGCCCGCGACCACCTGCCTGCCGCCGACTGA